Proteins encoded together in one Shewanella oneidensis MR-1 window:
- a CDS encoding ABC transporter permease, translating into MLKYLLRRLNLFLATSLVMIGVLFYATGQFPVERTFALTGIHSPSASQLVQIEQDYKLDSNKAMQFIAYLQQRLGGNLGVSVTSHQSVAMELSTVLPASFELAFMAAVIAIGLGVPLGVLASQSQHKLTQNTIMAITLTGYSVPVFWLGLYLSLWFGVDLGWLPISGQLNLLYEIKPVTGFMLVDILLSDSQYRIPAFKDALLHIILPATTLAVLPFTVVVRSTRSAMMNVMNQTFIRAAEARGMHTNTIILRHALPNALIPVLKHLGLMLGSFASYAIVVEVIFSWPGVGSWLVSGIYQRDYTVIQGGILAVALLIIFLSILIEVLHTVFNPLSRKDLYASS; encoded by the coding sequence ATGTTAAAATACCTGCTGCGGCGCCTGAATTTATTCCTAGCGACATCACTCGTCATGATTGGTGTGCTATTTTATGCAACTGGCCAGTTTCCAGTTGAGCGCACCTTTGCCCTGACTGGTATACATTCACCTTCAGCGAGTCAGTTGGTCCAAATTGAGCAAGACTATAAATTAGATAGCAACAAAGCGATGCAGTTTATTGCTTATTTACAGCAAAGACTGGGCGGAAATTTAGGTGTATCTGTCACGTCCCATCAAAGCGTTGCAATGGAGTTGAGTACCGTTCTCCCAGCCTCCTTTGAACTCGCCTTCATGGCCGCGGTGATTGCCATTGGTTTAGGTGTTCCTTTAGGGGTTTTAGCATCACAGAGCCAGCATAAACTTACCCAAAATACCATTATGGCCATTACCCTTACGGGCTACTCTGTTCCAGTATTTTGGTTAGGTTTGTATTTATCGCTGTGGTTTGGCGTCGATCTCGGTTGGCTGCCAATTTCGGGGCAACTCAATCTTTTATATGAAATAAAACCTGTCACTGGTTTTATGCTGGTCGATATCCTACTTTCCGATTCGCAATACCGTATACCGGCTTTTAAGGATGCGTTATTGCATATCATTCTGCCCGCCACCACACTCGCTGTTCTACCTTTTACCGTAGTGGTGCGCAGTACACGCTCTGCGATGATGAATGTGATGAATCAAACCTTTATCCGCGCAGCGGAAGCCAGAGGTATGCATACTAATACCATTATTTTACGCCATGCCTTACCAAATGCGCTTATCCCTGTTTTAAAGCACTTGGGTTTAATGTTAGGCTCGTTTGCTAGCTATGCTATTGTTGTGGAAGTAATATTTTCATGGCCAGGTGTAGGTTCTTGGTTAGTATCGGGGATTTATCAGCGGGATTATACAGTTATTCAAGGCGGGATCTTGGCTGTCGCCTTGCTGATCATCTTTTTAAGTATTTTGATTGAAGTGCTGCATACTGTCTTCAATCCATTAAGCAGAAAAGATCTTTATGCCTCCAGTTAA
- a CDS encoding ABC transporter substrate-binding protein: protein MSVLIRRLCLTTAVFCMSGLLVACGPQRLPSGLVYCSEGNPESFNPQLVTSGTTIDATSHQIYSRLVDYDAISGQLVPALATSWAESDDGLSYRFTLRENVKFQHSSRFTPSRYFNADDVLFSFNRIIDTHHPYHDVSRTGYPFFQSIGFSEQVNSVEKINDHEVVFRLARKDASFLSNLATDFAVILSSEYAEQQLALGHPENVDHFAIGTGPFTLVHYAKNEYIRYRRNPDFWGEPANVEMLVYDITPKSTVRLAKLIAGDCSVSALPKAGELPVIKQHEQLKIESQPGLNVAFWAFNTQKPPLDDVRVRRALAHAVDKQNILRAVYQNTAIEAIGVLPPASWAYDSNKKLLDYNPQKARDLLTEAGINNLSIDIWAMPVARAYNPNTLKTAELIQSDLANIGVKVNIISYDWSVFTQRLSRDEYDSVLIGWNADNSDPDNFFTPLLSCSSMQSNNNRSRWCNKEFDAILDRAREVPTQAERKQIYQQAEAFLADQVPMLNLAHAKRVALTRNNVHDMQLTPFGGISFVKTNQTTQETN from the coding sequence ATGAGTGTGCTAATAAGACGCCTTTGCCTAACAACAGCCGTTTTCTGCATGAGTGGGTTGTTGGTTGCATGTGGCCCCCAACGACTCCCTTCTGGTTTGGTTTATTGTTCCGAAGGGAATCCCGAGTCTTTTAATCCGCAGTTAGTGACCTCCGGCACCACTATCGACGCTACATCACACCAAATTTATAGCCGCTTAGTGGACTATGATGCTATCTCTGGTCAACTCGTGCCCGCGCTGGCGACTAGCTGGGCTGAAAGTGATGATGGTCTTAGCTATCGTTTTACACTCAGGGAGAATGTTAAGTTTCAGCATTCATCCCGTTTTACACCGAGTCGCTATTTTAACGCCGATGATGTGCTGTTTTCCTTCAATCGGATTATCGACACGCATCACCCTTACCATGATGTTTCGCGCACCGGTTACCCTTTTTTCCAAAGTATTGGTTTTTCAGAGCAAGTTAACAGTGTCGAAAAAATCAATGACCATGAAGTGGTGTTTCGTTTAGCTCGAAAAGATGCGTCATTTTTATCGAATTTAGCGACTGACTTTGCAGTCATTCTCTCCAGTGAATATGCCGAGCAACAACTTGCGCTGGGTCACCCTGAAAATGTTGACCATTTTGCCATCGGTACAGGGCCTTTTACCTTAGTACATTACGCTAAAAACGAATATATTCGCTATCGCCGCAATCCTGACTTTTGGGGAGAGCCAGCGAACGTCGAGATGCTGGTCTATGATATCACTCCCAAAAGTACAGTGAGACTGGCCAAACTGATCGCGGGTGATTGCAGTGTTTCAGCCCTGCCCAAAGCGGGAGAACTGCCAGTTATCAAACAACATGAGCAGCTCAAAATCGAATCACAACCTGGGCTTAACGTGGCGTTCTGGGCCTTTAATACTCAAAAACCACCATTAGATGATGTTCGAGTGCGCCGCGCCCTTGCCCATGCAGTGGATAAACAAAATATCTTACGTGCTGTTTATCAAAATACAGCGATAGAAGCGATTGGCGTACTCCCGCCAGCCTCATGGGCCTACGACAGCAATAAAAAACTGTTAGATTACAATCCTCAAAAAGCCAGAGATCTGCTAACAGAAGCTGGCATCAATAATCTGAGCATCGATATTTGGGCAATGCCTGTTGCGAGGGCTTATAATCCTAACACACTGAAAACGGCTGAGTTAATTCAATCGGATTTGGCCAATATCGGCGTAAAAGTCAATATCATCAGTTACGACTGGAGTGTCTTTACCCAGAGATTAAGCCGCGATGAATATGACTCAGTACTGATAGGCTGGAATGCCGATAATAGCGATCCCGATAACTTCTTCACCCCACTGCTGAGTTGCTCATCGATGCAATCTAACAATAATCGCTCTCGCTGGTGTAATAAAGAGTTTGATGCGATTTTAGATAGAGCAAGGGAAGTCCCTACTCAAGCCGAGCGTAAACAAATTTATCAACAAGCCGAAGCTTTTTTAGCTGACCAAGTGCCCATGCTGAATTTAGCCCATGCAAAGCGGGTCGCTTTAACCCGTAATAATGTACATGATATGCAACTTACACCTTTTGGCGGCATTTCCTTTGTAAAAACTAACCAAACCACGCAGGAGACTAACTGA
- the pspC gene encoding envelope stress response membrane protein PspC has product MRGTSGRTLYRIPQSGKIAGVCAGIAEYFAIETWLVRVLAVSIFLLGGSGVVFIIYVALWVILDIKPQNSSVRDDIEVKKKPWQSGEPAKQALSDVNRQFRSLEVRLQNLERHVTSDNFDLKRQINSL; this is encoded by the coding sequence ATGAGAGGAACTAGCGGCCGTACTTTGTACCGTATTCCCCAGTCAGGTAAAATCGCCGGTGTGTGTGCAGGGATAGCTGAATACTTTGCGATTGAAACTTGGTTAGTACGTGTACTTGCTGTTTCTATCTTCCTATTGGGTGGTTCGGGTGTCGTCTTTATTATCTATGTGGCGTTATGGGTAATACTCGACATCAAACCTCAAAATAGCTCTGTTAGGGATGACATTGAAGTGAAGAAGAAACCTTGGCAGTCGGGAGAGCCTGCTAAACAGGCGCTGAGCGATGTGAATCGTCAGTTTAGGAGCCTTGAGGTGAGATTGCAAAACCTTGAGCGCCATGTCACTTCTGACAATTTTGATTTAAAAAGACAAATCAATAGTTTGTAA
- a CDS encoding TOBE domain-containing protein, protein MKISARNTLSGKITAIEIGSVNNEVTIELAPGVVLTSVVTKASCERLNLKVGDSAYALIKASSVMIGVDD, encoded by the coding sequence ATGAAGATCAGTGCACGTAACACGCTAAGTGGCAAAATTACCGCGATTGAAATTGGCTCAGTAAACAATGAAGTCACCATCGAGTTAGCACCAGGCGTGGTATTAACCTCTGTCGTCACAAAAGCTTCCTGTGAGCGTTTAAACTTAAAGGTGGGAGATTCTGCCTACGCGCTGATAAAAGCCAGCAGTGTAATGATTGGCGTTGATGATTAA
- the pspF gene encoding phage shock protein operon transcriptional activator has product MDNKFQQDNLIGQSNALLEVLEHVSQIAPLSKPVLIIGERGTGKELIAERLHYLSKRWDQNFIKLNCSSLSENLLESELFGHESGAFTGAKGKHEGRFERADGGTLFLDELANTSGLIQEKLLRVIEYGEFERVGGSKTMQADVRLICAANEDLPSLAEAGEFRADLLDRLAFDVITLPPLRCRPEDIMTLAEYFAVGMARQLKLELFSGFSANAIEQLMSHDWPGNIRELKNVVERSVYRNYGENRPIEHIILDPFASPYRPTTRIRTRERQITPLPHVPLTSPPVVTTITDTEVVGTSESMTFNFNFPLDFKEQTERYEMELIQQALSASQYNQKKTAEILGLSYHQLRGILKKYNLLDKA; this is encoded by the coding sequence GTGGATAATAAATTTCAGCAAGACAATCTAATCGGTCAATCAAACGCCCTGCTTGAAGTATTAGAGCATGTCTCACAAATCGCCCCGTTATCAAAACCAGTACTGATTATTGGTGAACGGGGGACAGGTAAAGAGCTGATTGCCGAACGCTTACATTATCTGTCTAAGCGCTGGGATCAAAATTTTATTAAGCTAAACTGTTCATCTTTAAGTGAAAACTTGCTTGAAAGTGAATTGTTTGGCCACGAATCTGGGGCCTTTACTGGCGCCAAAGGCAAACACGAAGGCCGTTTTGAACGGGCCGATGGTGGAACGCTGTTTCTTGACGAGTTAGCCAATACCTCAGGGTTAATTCAAGAAAAACTGCTGCGTGTCATCGAATACGGTGAATTTGAACGCGTTGGCGGCAGCAAAACGATGCAAGCAGACGTGCGTCTGATCTGTGCTGCCAACGAAGATCTGCCTTCATTAGCCGAAGCGGGCGAATTTAGGGCCGACTTACTCGATCGTTTGGCTTTTGATGTTATCACCCTGCCACCACTGCGTTGTCGCCCTGAAGATATCATGACCTTAGCGGAGTACTTTGCTGTGGGTATGGCTAGGCAGCTCAAGTTAGAACTCTTTAGCGGCTTTAGTGCAAATGCCATCGAGCAATTGATGAGTCATGACTGGCCCGGTAATATCCGTGAGCTTAAAAACGTGGTCGAGCGTAGTGTTTACCGTAATTATGGTGAGAATAGGCCCATTGAGCATATTATTCTCGACCCCTTCGCCTCACCGTACAGACCGACAACCCGAATTCGCACTCGAGAGCGACAAATCACACCACTACCTCATGTGCCCTTAACGAGCCCGCCTGTCGTTACCACAATAACCGATACAGAGGTTGTCGGAACCTCGGAGTCCATGACATTCAACTTTAACTTTCCCTTAGACTTTAAAGAGCAAACCGAGCGATATGAGATGGAGCTTATTCAGCAAGCCTTATCAGCCAGTCAGTACAATCAAAAGAAGACCGCTGAAATCCTTGGCTTAAGCTACCATCAGCTGCGCGGCATCCTTAAAAAGTACAATTTGCTCGATAAAGCATAA
- a CDS encoding oligopeptide/dipeptide ABC transporter ATP-binding protein: MPLLDVRNLTIELDTPHGKVRALEKVSLTLNAGEIHGLVGESGSGRSLLARAILGIPGPNWTITADRMMWDGNNLMAMSSKERRNLMGSDMAMIFQDPSGSLDPSQTVGSQLMQAMPKNPKAYFWQKHKHAKLTAQKWLHKVGIKNPQKVMSSYAWELSEGECQKVMIAMAIANQPRLLIADEPTNSMELSTQAQIFRLLSQLNQLQNVSILIISHELETLAQWCDHLSVLYCGQVMESGPTDELINQPYHPYTKALLDNMPDYSGIEAHKAIMPTLPGSAPALQHLPIGCRLGPRCPEAQKKCVNQPSLSHSRDRYFACHFPYHGETTNDDPTA, from the coding sequence ATGCCATTACTCGACGTTAGAAACCTGACCATTGAACTCGACACGCCCCACGGCAAAGTGCGGGCCCTTGAGAAAGTGAGCTTGACCCTCAATGCTGGTGAAATCCACGGCTTAGTTGGGGAATCAGGCTCAGGCCGCAGTCTGCTTGCCAGAGCCATTCTAGGGATCCCAGGCCCCAACTGGACCATTACGGCCGACCGCATGATGTGGGATGGTAATAATCTGATGGCCATGAGTTCAAAGGAGCGCCGTAATCTGATGGGCTCGGATATGGCGATGATCTTCCAAGACCCTTCAGGCAGCCTTGATCCTTCGCAAACTGTAGGCAGTCAGCTTATGCAAGCGATGCCGAAAAATCCTAAGGCCTATTTTTGGCAAAAGCATAAACATGCCAAGCTCACGGCGCAAAAGTGGCTTCACAAGGTCGGCATTAAAAATCCGCAAAAAGTCATGTCCAGCTACGCTTGGGAGTTGTCAGAGGGCGAATGTCAAAAAGTGATGATCGCCATGGCGATTGCCAACCAGCCAAGATTATTGATTGCTGACGAGCCGACAAACTCGATGGAGCTGAGCACTCAAGCACAAATTTTCCGCCTATTGTCGCAGCTCAACCAACTACAAAACGTGTCGATTTTAATCATCAGTCACGAGCTTGAAACGCTGGCCCAATGGTGCGATCACTTATCCGTGCTCTATTGCGGCCAAGTGATGGAGTCAGGCCCAACGGATGAACTGATTAATCAGCCCTATCATCCCTACACTAAGGCGCTATTGGATAATATGCCGGATTACTCAGGGATAGAGGCACACAAGGCGATTATGCCAACGCTGCCAGGATCGGCACCCGCTTTGCAACATCTGCCCATTGGCTGTCGCTTGGGGCCAAGATGCCCTGAAGCACAAAAGAAATGTGTTAATCAGCCAAGTTTAAGTCATTCGAGAGACCGCTACTTTGCCTGCCATTTCCCTTACCACGGTGAAACGACAAATGACGACCCCACTGCTTAA
- the fabV gene encoding enoyl-ACP reductase FabV: MIIKPKIRGFICTTTHPVGCEANVQEQIALTKAKGKIANGPKKVLVVGSSSGYGLSSRIAAAFGSDAATIGVFFEKPGTEAKPGTAGWYNSAAFDKFAKAEGLYSKSINCDAFSHEAKQKVIELIKQDLGQVDMVVYSLASPVRKLPDSGELVRSALKPIGETYTATAVDTNKDCIIEATVEPATEQEIADTVTVMGGQDWELWINALAEAGVLSDNCKTVAYSYIGTELTWPIYWHGALGKAKMDLDRAAKALNDKLSVTGGSANVAVLKSVVTQASSAIPVMPLYIAMVFKKMRQEGLHEGCMEQIYRMFSERLFRADGAKPETDSDNRLRLDDWELREDIQQHCRDLWPQVTTENLSELTDYQEYKAEFIKLFGFGIEGINYDADVNPYVEFDVIEL, translated from the coding sequence ATGATTATCAAACCCAAAATTCGTGGATTCATTTGTACCACCACTCATCCCGTTGGTTGTGAAGCTAACGTCCAAGAACAAATTGCCTTGACCAAAGCCAAAGGCAAAATCGCCAACGGCCCTAAAAAAGTGCTTGTTGTTGGTTCATCCAGTGGTTACGGCCTGTCTTCTCGTATTGCCGCCGCTTTTGGTAGCGATGCAGCCACAATTGGCGTGTTCTTCGAAAAACCAGGTACCGAAGCTAAACCTGGTACTGCAGGTTGGTACAACTCAGCCGCCTTTGATAAGTTTGCTAAGGCTGAAGGCTTATATTCTAAAAGCATTAACTGCGATGCCTTTAGCCATGAAGCAAAGCAAAAAGTCATTGAGCTAATCAAACAAGACTTAGGTCAAGTGGATATGGTGGTGTATTCATTAGCATCGCCAGTACGTAAACTGCCTGATTCTGGCGAGCTGGTGCGCTCTGCGCTCAAACCGATTGGTGAGACTTACACTGCAACAGCCGTAGACACCAATAAAGACTGCATTATTGAAGCCACAGTAGAACCTGCAACAGAACAAGAAATTGCCGATACAGTTACTGTAATGGGCGGCCAAGATTGGGAATTGTGGATTAACGCGCTCGCTGAAGCTGGCGTATTGAGCGACAACTGTAAAACCGTTGCTTATAGCTACATTGGTACTGAACTAACTTGGCCAATTTACTGGCATGGCGCACTAGGTAAAGCCAAAATGGACTTAGACCGTGCTGCAAAAGCCTTAAACGACAAGCTTTCAGTAACAGGCGGTAGCGCCAACGTTGCCGTGCTTAAGAGCGTTGTAACTCAAGCCAGTTCTGCGATACCGGTGATGCCACTGTATATTGCGATGGTGTTTAAGAAAATGCGCCAAGAAGGCCTGCATGAAGGCTGTATGGAACAAATCTATCGCATGTTCAGCGAGCGTCTGTTCCGTGCCGATGGTGCAAAACCTGAAACTGACAGCGACAACCGTCTACGTCTAGACGATTGGGAATTGCGTGAAGACATTCAGCAACACTGCCGTGATTTGTGGCCTCAGGTGACGACAGAGAATCTGTCAGAGCTGACCGATTATCAAGAATATAAAGCCGAGTTTATCAAGTTATTTGGCTTTGGTATCGAAGGCATCAACTATGACGCTGATGTAAACCCCTACGTTGAGTTCGATGTGATTGAGCTTTAA
- the pspB gene encoding envelope stress response membrane protein PspB, with amino-acid sequence MDMDILMAPIIIFMIVVAPIWLVLHYRSKRQVSQGLTEEEFSQLNDLIAKADKMAARIETLEAILDSESPEWRGKHERN; translated from the coding sequence ATGGATATGGACATACTAATGGCTCCGATTATCATCTTTATGATAGTAGTGGCGCCAATATGGTTAGTTCTTCATTATCGCAGTAAGCGACAAGTGAGCCAGGGACTCACTGAGGAAGAGTTTTCACAGCTAAATGACTTGATTGCGAAAGCCGATAAAATGGCTGCACGTATCGAAACCTTAGAGGCGATTCTTGATTCAGAATCGCCTGAATGGAGGGGGAAACATGAGAGGAACTAG
- a CDS encoding ATP-binding cassette domain-containing protein encodes MTTPLLKVNDLFKRYDTGYKGFTRQYNDALAPVSFELNRGETLAIVGEAGSGKSTLARILVGAEPRSGGEIYFEGEALDSRNIKQRCRLIRMIFQDPNTSLNPRLTIGQLLDEPLRFNTQLSAKERNTQVIDTLRKVGLLPEHSDFYPHMISEGQKQRVAVARALMLNPKIIIADEALTALDLSVRSQILNLLLKLQKDLGLSYIFVSHNLNIIRHVSDKIMVLHKGVMVEKAPTEQIFNSPQHEYTQRLVQEQSLFVHKR; translated from the coding sequence ATGACGACCCCACTGCTTAAAGTTAACGATCTCTTTAAAAGATACGACACTGGTTATAAGGGTTTTACTCGCCAATATAACGATGCCCTCGCCCCAGTCTCCTTCGAGCTGAATCGCGGTGAGACCTTGGCCATCGTGGGTGAAGCGGGTTCAGGCAAAAGTACCTTAGCACGCATTTTAGTGGGCGCAGAACCTCGCAGCGGTGGTGAAATTTATTTCGAAGGCGAAGCTTTAGATAGCCGCAATATCAAACAACGCTGCCGCCTCATTCGGATGATTTTCCAAGACCCTAATACGTCGCTCAACCCAAGACTGACTATTGGCCAATTGCTCGATGAACCTTTACGCTTTAATACTCAGCTATCCGCGAAAGAGCGTAACACTCAAGTAATTGACACACTTAGAAAAGTTGGTTTATTACCCGAGCATTCTGACTTTTATCCGCATATGATTTCTGAAGGTCAAAAACAACGGGTCGCCGTAGCGCGAGCACTCATGCTCAACCCGAAAATCATTATCGCCGATGAAGCCCTGACCGCTTTGGATCTCTCTGTTCGCTCGCAAATCCTCAATTTGTTGCTGAAATTGCAAAAAGACTTAGGTTTGTCATACATTTTCGTGTCCCATAACCTCAATATTATTCGCCATGTTAGCGATAAAATTATGGTATTACACAAAGGGGTAATGGTTGAAAAAGCCCCTACAGAACAGATATTTAATTCACCTCAGCACGAATATACTCAAAGGCTTGTTCAGGAGCAGAGCCTGTTTGTTCACAAACGTTAA
- a CDS encoding ABC transporter permease subunit, which translates to MPPVKIYQEDQIASPMMRVWQNFSANPFALAGLWTIAFLLLLTLFGPLIAPFAPEAQDPRALLLPPSWDPSGTVSHFLGTDDLGRDIFSRLLHGAHLTFGMALMIVGTALFTGFIIGSLSGMMRGLKSSILGHLLDALLSIPSLLMAILVVAVMGPGLENVFWAVGIALTPQFVRSIHQSVHEELQKEYVTAARLDGANSIQIFWYVIMPNVWEVVIIQTTLAISAAILDIAALGFLSLGAQAPSPEWGAMVAQGMDNLLTAPWTVTIPGLAILFSVLAINLVGDGLRSALAPIRN; encoded by the coding sequence ATGCCTCCAGTTAAAATTTATCAGGAAGATCAAATTGCCTCCCCTATGATGCGGGTCTGGCAAAATTTTTCGGCAAACCCTTTTGCCTTAGCTGGGCTGTGGACCATTGCTTTTTTGCTGCTGCTCACCCTCTTTGGTCCTCTCATTGCTCCCTTCGCACCTGAGGCTCAAGATCCACGCGCCCTATTATTACCACCTTCTTGGGATCCCTCGGGAACTGTATCGCACTTTTTAGGCACAGATGATCTTGGCCGCGATATTTTTAGCCGCCTGCTACATGGTGCGCATTTGACTTTTGGTATGGCATTAATGATTGTCGGTACAGCACTGTTTACCGGATTTATCATCGGGTCACTTTCAGGAATGATGCGTGGATTAAAGTCCAGTATTTTGGGTCATTTACTCGATGCGCTGCTCTCCATCCCTTCACTACTAATGGCAATTTTAGTGGTTGCCGTCATGGGTCCAGGACTTGAAAACGTGTTTTGGGCGGTAGGAATTGCCTTAACGCCACAATTTGTGCGCTCAATTCATCAATCGGTTCATGAAGAATTACAGAAAGAGTATGTTACTGCGGCCCGTTTGGATGGTGCCAATTCGATACAAATTTTTTGGTATGTGATTATGCCGAACGTCTGGGAGGTGGTGATTATTCAAACCACTTTAGCTATCTCTGCTGCGATTTTAGATATTGCCGCACTCGGCTTTTTAAGCCTTGGTGCTCAAGCCCCAAGCCCAGAATGGGGCGCTATGGTAGCGCAAGGCATGGATAATTTACTCACCGCACCTTGGACTGTGACGATTCCAGGGCTTGCGATTCTCTTTAGTGTGCTTGCCATTAACTTGGTTGGCGATGGCTTAAGATCGGCGCTTGCGCCCATCAGAAACTAA
- the pspA gene encoding phage shock protein PspA — translation MGIFSRFADIINSNISALLDKAEDPEKMVRLIIQEMEDTLVEVRSTSAKVLAEKKELHRRISRVEEQVQDWQDKAELALSKDREDLAKAALVEKQKAAGLVDTLNQELAVLDEHIARLKDEVSLLQEKLLDAKARQKTIILRTQTASSRLEVKKQLDSSKIDNAMLKFEQYERRVEGLEAQVESYDLGSKKTLADEFAALEAEDSVNAELEALKAKVKGKAPTKSKE, via the coding sequence ATGGGTATTTTCTCTCGTTTCGCCGATATCATTAACTCTAATATCAGCGCATTACTCGACAAAGCCGAAGACCCTGAAAAAATGGTTCGCCTGATCATCCAAGAAATGGAAGATACACTGGTAGAAGTGCGTTCAACCTCAGCAAAAGTATTGGCTGAAAAGAAAGAATTGCATCGCCGTATCAGCCGAGTTGAGGAGCAAGTTCAGGATTGGCAGGATAAAGCGGAACTGGCTCTTTCAAAGGACCGCGAAGATTTAGCCAAAGCGGCTTTAGTTGAAAAACAAAAAGCGGCTGGTTTAGTGGATACCTTAAACCAAGAGTTGGCGGTGCTGGATGAGCATATCGCTCGTTTAAAAGACGAAGTGAGCCTGCTGCAGGAAAAACTGTTAGACGCAAAAGCGCGCCAAAAAACCATTATTTTGCGCACTCAAACAGCGTCATCACGTTTAGAAGTGAAAAAGCAGTTAGACTCAAGCAAAATTGATAATGCCATGCTTAAGTTTGAGCAATATGAGCGCCGTGTTGAAGGATTAGAAGCACAAGTTGAATCCTACGACCTTGGCAGCAAAAAGACGTTAGCTGACGAGTTTGCGGCATTAGAAGCTGAAGATTCAGTCAATGCCGAGCTGGAGGCGCTCAAGGCAAAAGTGAAAGGCAAAGCCCCCACTAAGTCAAAAGAATAA